In one window of Ferriphaselus amnicola DNA:
- a CDS encoding ATP-dependent DNA helicase, protein MKRFLLAIAIVSSLSACSLIPSQVPPKQDPGRVDRDRAERARAEQKRIEQKRADQERIERERAEQERLERERLERERNERERIERERVEQERQAAEKRLIEKKIEDARDRLHQ, encoded by the coding sequence ATGAAGAGATTTTTACTTGCCATTGCCATAGTCAGCTCGCTCTCAGCTTGCTCATTGATTCCCTCCCAAGTGCCGCCAAAGCAAGACCCAGGCCGCGTCGATCGTGACCGTGCAGAGCGCGCACGTGCCGAGCAAAAACGCATCGAGCAAAAACGCGCAGATCAAGAGCGCATCGAACGTGAACGCGCTGAACAAGAGCGGCTAGAGCGTGAACGCTTGGAGCGGGAACGCAATGAACGCGAACGGATAGAACGTGAACGCGTTGAACAAGAGCGTCAAGCCGCAGAGAAGCGGCTCATAGAAAAGAAGATCGAGGATGCGCGCGATCGATTGCATCAATAA
- a CDS encoding DUF1415 domain-containing protein: MPKETIIAATQLWLEKAVIGLNLCPFAKAVHVKKQIRYVVSSATTPESLLEELIAELRTLQDTDPEQIDTTLLIHPDVLTDFLDYNDFLDTVDLATAEPEFNDEFQVASLHPHYQFAGTKFDDIENYTNRSPYPTLHLLREASVDRAVDAFPDADHIADVNIETMNKLGHEGWEKLGLK; encoded by the coding sequence ATGCCCAAAGAAACCATCATCGCCGCCACCCAACTCTGGTTGGAAAAAGCCGTCATCGGCCTCAACCTCTGTCCCTTCGCCAAAGCCGTGCATGTAAAAAAGCAGATACGCTATGTCGTCAGTTCAGCGACCACGCCGGAATCGCTGCTGGAAGAACTGATCGCCGAGTTGCGCACCTTGCAGGACACCGATCCCGAGCAGATCGACACCACCTTGCTGATTCACCCTGACGTGCTCACCGACTTCCTCGACTACAACGATTTCCTCGACACGGTGGATCTCGCCACCGCCGAACCGGAGTTCAACGACGAATTCCAGGTCGCCAGCCTGCACCCGCACTACCAATTCGCCGGAACCAAGTTCGACGATATCGAGAACTACACCAACCGCTCGCCCTACCCCACCCTGCACCTGCTACGCGAAGCCAGCGTCGATCGCGCCGTCGATGCCTTCCCCGATGCCGACCACATCGCAGACGTGAACATCGAAACGATGAACAAACTGGGACATGAGGGATGGGAGAAACTAGGACTGAAGTAA
- a CDS encoding single-stranded DNA-binding protein: protein MSVNKVILVGRLGKDPETRYMTSGEAVTNATLATSENWKDKSGEKQEKTEWHNLVFYRKLAEIAGQYLKKGAQVYIEGKIQTRKWQDKTSGQDRYTTEIIVDQMQMLGDKKSGTGNFEVVDNNQPSYAPRAAAAPAPAASKPAPAKSSGFDNFDDDIPF, encoded by the coding sequence ATGTCAGTGAACAAAGTGATTTTGGTAGGCCGTCTGGGCAAAGACCCAGAGACCCGTTACATGACCAGCGGCGAGGCCGTGACTAACGCCACGCTGGCGACTTCGGAGAACTGGAAGGACAAGAGCGGCGAGAAGCAGGAAAAGACAGAGTGGCATAACCTCGTGTTCTACCGCAAGCTAGCCGAGATCGCCGGGCAGTACCTGAAAAAAGGTGCGCAGGTCTATATCGAAGGCAAGATTCAGACTCGCAAGTGGCAGGACAAGACCAGCGGTCAAGACCGCTACACCACCGAGATCATCGTTGACCAGATGCAGATGCTGGGCGACAAGAAGAGCGGCACCGGAAACTTCGAAGTGGTGGACAATAATCAGCCGTCCTACGCGCCACGCGCCGCCGCAGCGCCTGCACCCGCCGCAAGCAAACCCGCTCCAGCCAAGAGCAGCGGCTTCGACAACTTCGACGACGACATTCCTTTTTGA
- a CDS encoding transglutaminase TgpA family protein, with protein sequence MKEPLPLAFLLVAWVFAVIPHLGNLPLWITVACLGMVIWWIPRLRRTSYQALSRWVVLAMLLVALVGVWWEYRTLFGQAPGVAMLSLFTGLKLFEVKSRRDALVQIYLTGFLLFTAVLFSQTMLMAMLLLLGLWVILLAWLTLINPSTPRREMTHFAGRMLLQALPLALLLFLLFPRISGPLWGSAAQEAPPTRSGLSDTMTPGSLSELSLSDDIAFRINFSSPAPAAAEMYWRGPVLTAFDGHTWQSRGSFRAGQADVQFSGKAVDYTVTLEPHQRMWLFALELPEQLSIPVLMSSRFELLNPTPVTSKLVYTAHSRLQYRANVEESPRRLQRALELPEGVNPQARELAQGWRQKSASDAAIVDAAMQYFHTHPFRYTLKPVPLGANEVDDFLFQSRQGFCEHYASAFVFLMRAAGVPARVVTGYQGGEFNATGGYWIVRQSDAHAWAEVWLQGRGWQRIDPITVVAPERSQHGLEAALPQEDSAMLSHAAKAAWMHDVQLHWDALSNYWDSRVLAYSTEQQKQLLSRFTGVSGISQSLGAMLTLLLAIGLLALAILYRLKQCTADPTQAAWLRFCDKLASLKLPRADHEGASDYAERLAKVRPDLAAPIQSICQQYQTLRYGPAPATADIQRFEAAVRSFKPAIRSINQQAQ encoded by the coding sequence TTGAAAGAGCCGCTGCCTCTGGCTTTTCTATTAGTCGCGTGGGTGTTCGCGGTCATCCCGCATTTAGGGAACCTCCCACTCTGGATCACGGTCGCCTGTCTGGGCATGGTGATTTGGTGGATACCTAGATTGCGGCGCACGTCCTACCAAGCGCTTTCGCGCTGGGTCGTGCTGGCGATGTTGCTAGTGGCGCTGGTCGGTGTCTGGTGGGAATACCGAACGCTCTTTGGACAAGCGCCCGGCGTCGCCATGCTGAGCCTGTTCACCGGCCTCAAACTATTCGAAGTCAAATCTCGCCGCGATGCGCTAGTGCAGATCTATTTGACTGGCTTTCTGCTATTCACAGCGGTTCTGTTCTCGCAAACGATGCTGATGGCGATGCTGCTCTTGCTGGGGCTATGGGTGATCTTGCTCGCTTGGTTGACACTCATCAACCCGAGTACACCTCGGCGAGAGATGACGCACTTTGCTGGCCGGATGTTGTTGCAAGCGTTGCCGCTGGCGTTACTTTTGTTCCTGCTGTTCCCGCGCATCTCCGGCCCGTTGTGGGGTAGTGCTGCGCAAGAAGCTCCGCCCACGCGCAGTGGCCTTTCCGACACGATGACGCCGGGCAGCCTGAGTGAACTGTCCTTGTCGGATGACATCGCCTTCCGCATCAACTTCAGCAGTCCCGCACCGGCAGCCGCAGAAATGTACTGGCGCGGCCCCGTGCTCACGGCGTTCGATGGCCATACTTGGCAGTCCCGTGGCTCATTCCGCGCGGGGCAAGCAGATGTGCAGTTCTCCGGCAAAGCGGTTGACTACACCGTGACACTGGAGCCGCATCAGCGCATGTGGCTGTTTGCGCTTGAGTTGCCCGAGCAGTTATCGATCCCCGTACTGATGAGCAGCCGCTTCGAGTTACTCAACCCGACTCCGGTGACTTCAAAGCTGGTGTACACAGCACACTCCAGGCTCCAATATCGTGCCAATGTCGAAGAGTCGCCGCGCCGTTTACAACGCGCGCTGGAGTTGCCGGAAGGGGTCAATCCTCAAGCGCGTGAACTGGCTCAGGGTTGGCGGCAAAAAAGTGCCAGTGATGCTGCCATCGTCGATGCGGCAATGCAGTATTTCCACACACACCCCTTCCGCTATACCCTCAAGCCCGTGCCACTGGGAGCGAATGAAGTGGATGACTTTCTTTTCCAGAGCAGGCAAGGCTTCTGCGAACACTACGCTTCCGCCTTCGTCTTCCTGATGCGAGCGGCAGGCGTGCCCGCGCGGGTGGTGACGGGCTATCAGGGCGGAGAATTCAATGCGACCGGCGGCTATTGGATCGTGCGTCAATCCGATGCGCACGCATGGGCTGAGGTCTGGCTGCAAGGCCGAGGCTGGCAACGCATAGACCCGATCACCGTGGTCGCCCCCGAACGTTCGCAACATGGTCTCGAAGCGGCCCTTCCGCAGGAAGATAGCGCGATGTTGTCTCATGCGGCCAAAGCTGCTTGGATGCACGATGTTCAATTACATTGGGATGCGTTGAGCAATTACTGGGATAGCCGAGTCTTGGCTTATTCAACAGAACAGCAGAAGCAATTGCTCTCCCGTTTTACGGGTGTCTCTGGGATATCGCAAAGCCTAGGGGCGATGTTGACCTTGCTGCTCGCCATCGGGCTATTGGCGCTGGCCATCCTCTATCGTTTGAAACAATGCACAGCAGATCCAACACAGGCGGCTTGGCTGAGATTTTGCGACAAACTGGCTAGCCTCAAGCTGCCACGTGCCGACCATGAAGGTGCCAGTGACTACGCTGAACGCCTAGCTAAGGTGCGCCCAGATCTAGCCGCTCCCATTCAGTCGATCTGCCAGCAATACCAAACGCTGCGCTACGGCCCCGCCCCAGCAACAGCAGACATCCAGCGATTTGAAGCGGCGGTACGTTCATTCAAACCAGCGATACGAAGCATCAATCAGCAGGCTCAATAA
- a CDS encoding MFS transporter, whose protein sequence is MQTTPEKMNPAERRASMGLASVYGLRMLGLFIILPIFALYAEHLPGGESHLLIGIALGAYGLTQAILQIPAGWLSDRFGRKPVIVIGLLLFALGSFIAASADDIYWIIAGRVIQGAGAINAAVMALTADLTREEHRTKAMAMIGMTIGITFSISLILSPLLYQHIGVPGIFALTGVLSLVAIAVVLWFIPQPKITRFHTDTEASTSKLGEVLRNPDLLRLDFGIFSLHAILMSVFMQVPFVLRNNGLEAEQHWQIYLPVMLLAFGLMVPPIIIAEKKAKMKQVFMGAVGLAALAQLSLLLLQGSVWGVAIALLLFFTAFNVLEATLPSLISKIAPLSAKGTAMGVYSSVQFLGAFFGAAMGGMLMQNAGGNAVFAFAIGLLLLWLLVASGMKPPAAVRTKLYHLPSLNEAQGAVLQQQLSQLAGVREVLVVAAEGIACLKVEMAGFDEATVENLVKGE, encoded by the coding sequence ATGCAAACTACACCTGAAAAGATGAATCCCGCCGAACGCCGTGCCAGTATGGGTTTGGCGAGTGTCTATGGCCTGCGGATGCTCGGCCTGTTCATCATCTTGCCGATCTTCGCGCTCTACGCCGAGCATCTGCCGGGTGGCGAAAGTCATTTGCTGATCGGCATCGCGCTCGGTGCATATGGGCTGACGCAGGCGATCTTGCAGATTCCGGCGGGCTGGCTGTCTGACCGTTTCGGGCGCAAGCCGGTGATCGTGATCGGTTTGCTGTTGTTCGCGCTGGGCAGTTTTATCGCAGCCTCGGCGGACGACATCTACTGGATCATCGCTGGCCGTGTGATCCAAGGTGCGGGCGCGATCAACGCCGCCGTGATGGCGCTGACCGCCGATCTGACGCGCGAAGAGCATCGCACCAAGGCGATGGCGATGATAGGCATGACCATCGGCATCACCTTCTCCATTTCGCTGATCCTGTCGCCGCTGCTGTACCAGCACATCGGCGTCCCCGGCATCTTCGCGCTGACTGGCGTGCTGTCGCTGGTGGCCATCGCGGTGGTGCTGTGGTTCATCCCGCAACCCAAGATTACCCGCTTCCACACCGATACCGAGGCCAGCACCAGTAAGCTGGGCGAAGTGCTGCGCAATCCTGATCTGCTGCGCTTGGATTTTGGCATCTTCTCGCTGCACGCCATTCTGATGTCGGTGTTCATGCAAGTGCCGTTCGTCTTGCGTAACAACGGGCTGGAAGCCGAGCAGCATTGGCAAATCTATCTGCCGGTGATGTTGCTGGCTTTTGGTCTGATGGTGCCGCCCATCATCATCGCCGAGAAGAAGGCCAAGATGAAACAAGTGTTCATGGGCGCAGTCGGGCTGGCGGCGCTGGCGCAGTTGTCGCTGCTGCTATTGCAAGGCAGCGTGTGGGGCGTGGCGATCGCACTGCTGTTGTTCTTCACCGCGTTCAATGTGCTGGAAGCGACTCTGCCCTCTCTCATCAGCAAGATCGCGCCACTATCAGCCAAGGGCACGGCGATGGGGGTGTATAGCAGCGTGCAGTTCCTCGGTGCATTCTTCGGCGCGGCGATGGGCGGCATGTTGATGCAGAACGCGGGCGGCAACGCCGTGTTTGCTTTCGCCATCGGACTGCTGTTGCTATGGCTGCTAGTCGCCAGCGGCATGAAGCCGCCTGCAGCCGTGCGCACAAAACTGTATCATCTGCCCTCGTTGAACGAGGCGCAGGGCGCGGTATTGCAGCAGCAGTTGTCGCAGCTGGCTGGAGTGCGCGAAGTATTGGTCGTGGCGGCGGAGGGGATCGCCTGCCTCAAGGTGGAAATGGCCGGGTTCGATGAAGCCACGGTCGAGAATTTGGTAAAGGGAGAATGA